GTTCGGCCGACAAAATCACCGAGCAAAAGTGGGACCAGGTTTTTCGCATCGCTCCTCCTGTGAGTGAGTATCCTAAAGGGCTCATGTCCTTCCTTCAAGATGTGGTCAAGCCCAAGACCGTTGCGATTCTCTATGAAAACACTCTATTCGGACAGTCCGGATCCAAGGAATTCGCCCAGAATTGTCAGGAGGCCGGAGTCAAGGTCCTCATAAAGGAAGGTTACGAAGCCGGCGCCGTGGATTTCAAGCCGATTCTCGTCAAAATCAAGGCGGCTCAACCGGATTTCGTGTACATGATCTCGTATGTCATGGACGCGTCTCTCCTGATGCGTCAATCCAAGGAACTGGATTTCAACCCGAAGCTCTTCGTGGGCGGCGCTGCCGGTTTTACCCTCCCGGAGTTCGCTGCCAATGCGGGTGAAGCATCCGAATATGTGTTTTCAGCGGACCTCTGGGGCCCCAAAGTTCCGTATCCCGGTGCTCAGGCGTACTATGACAAGTACAAGGAGAAATTTGGGATGCCGCCCGACTATCACGGCGCGGAAGCCCATGCGTGCATGTATGTCGTGGCCGACGCTTTGAAACGGGCCAAGGAGCTCACACCGCAAGCTGTTCGTGAGGCTCTGGTCACCACTGATATGATGACTTTGTTTGGGCCGGTCAAATTCATAGCATACGGCAAGAAGACGCAGCAAAATGAACTTCCCACGTACCTGGTGCAATGGCAAAAGGGAATTCTTGAAACCGTATGGCCGGCCAAAGTTGCTTCAAAGCCGTATGTGTATCCCGTGCCTCCCTGGTCCGCGAGGAAGTAGGTCCCGAGCGCAAAACCACTGTCTGACTTCAACTGAAACTCAGTACCGGAAGCAAAATGGAAGTCTTCTTACAAACGCTGGTGGCCGGTATCCTGAAAGGGGGCCTTTACGGCCTCATCGGGATGGGTATGACGCTGATCATGGGAGTGATGGGCATCATAAACCTTTCCCATGGGCAGTTGATGATGGTGTCCATGTACGTAACGTACGTGCTTTTCCAGTACCTGGGCCTTGATCCTTACATAGCGCTTCCTATAAGCGTACCGTGTCTTTTTGTTGTCGGGGTCATTATCCAGAAATATTTCTTGAACCCAGTCATGAAGGTCGAAGCGATCCTGCCGCATAATCAGCTATTGATGACTGTGGGTGTAGCTATGGTGCTCACGGAGGTAATAAGGTTCATCTTTTCTTCCAATTATTACTCCGTTCGAACTTCTTATTCCTCATCTGCCTGGATTGTGGGCGGCATATCCTTTTCAGTAGCGCTCTGTGTGGCGTTCGTCATAGCATGCCT
The DNA window shown above is from Syntrophorhabdaceae bacterium and carries:
- a CDS encoding ABC transporter substrate-binding protein; protein product: MKRTGYWTAITLTWVLVCAGFAWAAEAPIKVGVILPRTGEQAKFGEIEINSFQMALEEINKAGGVNGRQIDLLIEDDTGKPEVGRSACEKLIAQDKVIALSGGYSSSVTFAICAVAQQRKVPFLVTTGSADKITEQKWDQVFRIAPPVSEYPKGLMSFLQDVVKPKTVAILYENTLFGQSGSKEFAQNCQEAGVKVLIKEGYEAGAVDFKPILVKIKAAQPDFVYMISYVMDASLLMRQSKELDFNPKLFVGGAAGFTLPEFAANAGEASEYVFSADLWGPKVPYPGAQAYYDKYKEKFGMPPDYHGAEAHACMYVVADALKRAKELTPQAVREALVTTDMMTLFGPVKFIAYGKKTQQNELPTYLVQWQKGILETVWPAKVASKPYVYPVPPWSARK
- a CDS encoding branched-chain amino acid ABC transporter permease → MEVFLQTLVAGILKGGLYGLIGMGMTLIMGVMGIINLSHGQLMMVSMYVTYVLFQYLGLDPYIALPISVPCLFVVGVIIQKYFLNPVMKVEAILPHNQLLMTVGVAMVLTEVIRFIFSSNYYSVRTSYSSSAWIVGGISFSVALCVAFVIACLLTVWFFWLLLKTDLGRSIRAVAQDGEAAQLLGINAERVRSISFGLGAGLVAAAGTLLLPIY